Proteins co-encoded in one Vicinamibacterales bacterium genomic window:
- the epsC gene encoding serine O-acetyltransferase EpsC, with translation MNTPHWPRASGEDPQRTPVSGPALSAIVQALCATEDGLVRPESEGCHPHLPSRETMARTIDDFRAALFPGYVGTTSELSAEALRFHVGATLDRLFRTTAEQVRRAFCFACRERDPGRCMDCEERARGVSREFFDRLPAVRRLLATDVQAAYEGDPAATSPVETILCYPGILALTCHRLAHELYRLEVPLLPRIISEQAHGMTGIDIHPGAQIGSHFFIDHGTGVVVGETCVIGERVRLYQGVTLGARSFPLDEHGHPVKGVPRHPIVGDDVIIYSGATVLGRITVGAGSQIGGNVWLTHSVPPGSRISQVEVKQVLYSEGGGI, from the coding sequence ATGAACACGCCTCACTGGCCACGAGCGTCCGGCGAGGACCCGCAGCGGACGCCGGTCTCCGGGCCAGCCCTGTCCGCCATCGTCCAGGCTCTGTGTGCGACCGAGGACGGCTTGGTGCGGCCGGAGTCCGAGGGCTGCCATCCGCACCTGCCCTCGCGCGAGACGATGGCGCGGACGATCGACGACTTCCGCGCCGCGCTCTTCCCAGGTTACGTCGGCACCACGTCGGAGCTGAGCGCGGAGGCGCTGCGATTCCACGTCGGCGCGACGCTCGACCGCCTGTTCCGGACGACCGCCGAACAGGTGCGGCGGGCGTTCTGTTTCGCTTGTCGGGAACGCGATCCAGGGCGGTGCATGGACTGCGAGGAGCGCGCTCGGGGCGTGTCGCGCGAGTTCTTCGATCGGCTGCCGGCGGTACGGCGGTTGCTGGCGACGGATGTGCAGGCGGCGTACGAGGGCGACCCGGCAGCGACGAGCCCCGTAGAGACCATCCTCTGCTATCCCGGCATCCTCGCGCTGACGTGCCATCGCCTGGCGCACGAACTCTATCGGCTCGAGGTCCCGCTGCTGCCCCGGATCATCAGCGAGCAGGCGCACGGCATGACCGGCATCGACATCCATCCGGGCGCACAGATCGGCTCTCACTTCTTCATCGACCACGGCACCGGCGTGGTCGTCGGCGAGACGTGCGTCATCGGCGAGCGCGTGCGCCTCTATCAGGGAGTGACGCTCGGTGCGCGCAGCTTCCCGCTCGACGAACACGGCCATCCGGTCAAGGGCGTGCCGCGGCACCCGATCGTCGGGGACGATGTGATCATCTACAGTGGGGCCACGGTGCTCGGCCGGATCACGGTGGGCGCCGGTTCACAGATTGGCGGCAACGTGTGGCTCACGCACTCGGTGCCGCCAGGGAGCCGGATCAGCCAGGTGGAGGTGAAGCAGGTGCTCTACTCCGAGGGAGGAGGGATATAG